In the genome of Candida dubliniensis CD36 chromosome 3, complete sequence, the window TAATTTCATTAGCAATTTAATTAACGCTTTGTACATGATACTACTTTTATTTGCTGCAAATCTGACAAAAATTTCCTAATACCTCTTTGTTATAAATCGGAATGTTTGATGATTAAAATAGATTGAATTGAACATCGTTCAATTTTCTGGTCTCAGAAAGTTCTAGTCGTAGTATTAAATCTTTCATCATACTCAAGCGAATGAATATATTGTCCTCTTTGTAAccaattaaagaaaaaaacaatattcCCCTTTCATTATTCCATTTTCTCAAAATTCATTGTCCCTGTATTCTACAATCAGTTTCAAATTATGTAAGAATTGGTTATGAATTTGAATCCTTAACTCACGTaactttgaaaaagaaagtataTTTGTGCGTATAAAAAATATCCACCAATAATGGTTATTGAAAAGatcttgaaaaattatgatgcaatataataaaattaatactAATAGCAGTAAAGAATTATAAACTATTAACAACTTGATGTTTATTGcttttgaataattataaacGCGTAAACTACAAAgcatattttcatttatttatttatttatttatttcagTGAGTCTCTCTACTTCGTATTGTtgtaatttcttcttctggttGCATGTTTCATCACAAAATGGCTTTGATGCAAAATTCAATatgatataaataaatcaataattaatagCCTATAACTACTTGTTTtcttatttatttcaaattggatAATGCAAATCCCGTTACTAAACACGACTAAACACAAAACcgaaaaaaagaatgagTAAAAATTTGACACAAAATGTAGATTTGCAGCAActttctaatttttcagAAATATCAAATGATCTTTTTCGTCAACATCTTCAACTACTTTAAACAAACTAATGCTTCATCCCTTTCACTTTCATTCAAGTATATAAAGATATAAACTTTTCCTTGATTTGGATactatttatttatttattaatttattttttttttttctttagcTCAACATTAGTCTTTCGCTTTCATAATCAAAAATGTTATTGTCAAATCTTGTTATTCCCTTATTGGCTACCAGTGCTACTGTGTCAGCTAATTTTGATGTCACTTCCTCATTAACCAAATATGCctcatttgattttggacTTGGTGACATTTCAATTCAAGAGGGTGCTTCCTTTTCGTTAGTCAACACTTTTGATTGTGCCTTTCAAGGTGACATTAgcattgaaaaagattGTGAGTTCGTTATTGCTTCTACCGCTAAAGCCTTAAAACTTACCTTTAACAATATCTTccataaaattgaaaacaaaggTAAATGGATTGTCCACACTTTGGAAGCTGCCGCTGCTAGTACATGTAATATTATTGTCCAATCTTTTGTCAACACTGGTGAAATTATTTTGGCTTTCAAAGGTCACGTTTTGGCTCCAATCATTAACATTGCCGCTAACCATTGGGTCAATCATGGTTGTTTACATATTTTccaagaaattaaatcaatttctgtTGCGATTTTGGGTGTTGTTGGCggtgaaattgaaaaccaTGGTACTATCTGTTTAACTAACCAACTTTGTAAACAAGTTACAAAGATTAGTGGAGGTGGATGTATTGCTTTAGAAAAATCTTCCTCATTCTATATTTCCAACTCATtcttatcaattgatgCTCAACATACTTTCTACTTAGGTGCAGGCAACCCAACCATTCAAGCTCAAGCAGTATCACTGCCACAAACATTCAAGGTTGCCAATTTTGGTGCTAATGGTGCTCATAAAATTGGTTTGAATTTACCTTTGTTGTCTATTTCTATTGCTGGTAAGAAAGGCTGGTCCTATGACACAAAAACTGGTATTTTAACATTGACTGCTAATGGATTCATTTCTCAAAAGTTTGACATTGGTCTTGGTTACGATGTTTCTAAATTCGAAGTTTGTACCGATGATTCAGTCGGTATTGTTTCCGTTATCAATGGTTCTATCAAATACAACGGTCCATGCCCACATGCTGGAAGACCATCAGTCTGTCAAGTTTGCCCAGGTGTCCCAACCCCTCCAGTTATTACATCAAGTGCCACTGCTATTACCAGTACCCAATCAAAAACTGCTAGTTCATCTACTTCAAAAGTTGCTACTACTAGCACTGCTAGTTCATCTACTTCAAAAGTTGCTACTACTAGCACTGCTAGCAAACCTAAACCAACCACCCTTTCTACTAGCTCTATTGCTTCTACCAAGACTACAGCTTCCTCAAAAACCAACTCCGTTGCTTCTACAACCACACCAGAAGGATCTTACTCCACCTCATTTGTAACTGCTACTGCCGAGACCACCAAAGTTGTCACTATCACTTCTTGTTCCAATAATGCTTGTCACCCAACTACTGCTCCTACTGGTATTACTGTCGTCACACTTACCACCTCCGACATCAAAACTGTTGTCACTACTTACTGTCCATTGACCCAAACTGTTACTTTGGGTGTTACCGGTAGCAAGACTGTTGATTTGGGTTGTCCAACTGGATACTTTGGTTACAATGGTTACATTGGTAAAGGTATCAGTTTTGGTCATGATGGTGTTGCTGCTAGTGCCAGTGCTGGTTTCCAAATTGGTTTTGATATCTTCAATGACCATTAGAGAGTTATCCATTCCAATCAACTCCTACCAGCTTATTcatctttttatttttttttcggcAAATAACTGGTACAATCAGAACTTCGTTTTTGGTATTTAATTTCTGTTTAAATTTACTGTTATTTTGAGTTTCACAATACAGTTTTCATTGGTTTATATCCTTTCTTTCATAtggttattttttttttttttttttaccttttctctctttattaaaagtattaatttttctttatcttatatatatatctaatAATATGCCGAATCTATACTTAACAGATTAACTGAAAAACGAGAGAAACGTAAACAATGATTGAGATTAGGTACTACAGAACATTTCTTTCGAACGGTaatattgtattgttttaAGTGGTATTGCTCAACTCTCTACACACGCcagttgtttttttttttttcttttcttttgttgacTTTCAagtgatttatttatttttttttcaccttctcatggttgttgtttatttggCACACTTGAATTAGTCTAAAACATACAAAATGACAAACACCGATGAATCATTGTCTATGtattttgatgatgactTTAATCCATCTGCATATATTGACAAACTTGTACATACAATAACCAATCTGAATCCAGCGAGCTCAACAACACCGGTTACGGCATATTCAAAACTGTCATTAACAAAACTATCCAACGACATATCCCATTTGATAACACATCTTGATTACTACACCAACATGATAACCAATGATAGCttacaaaagaaattagatgcattagataaatcaaatgaaataatcaataataatgaagagaATGGCACCACGAGATTGCAGTATCATGTACATGTTTTTAATAACGCCGTGTTGTCTTTACAGACAGAGCTAAATGAGATCAATAAACAGTTGGATGAGTCAACCATCAATAATGAAGCTATCCAGAAACTAATCCAATTAAAACAAGTCAAATCTAATCTTACAAAGGTCTTGAGTATATTTGAGTTAGTCTACAATTCAATCTCGCAAGATGATGAACTTTCTTTTACGGTTGATAAGTTTCAAAATGCCCTTGATGATTTGCTTGCCTCGATAAAAAACCAACTAGAATCCAGTGACAAAAATGACAAGTTATTAGCGCAAATAGATAAACTACTAGAAATGAATGGCTTATTCACACATTTGTCGAGATTCAACACTGCTTTCAAAAAGTTCCTTaccaaattatcaaatgagAAGGAGGTATAtttaaacaagaaaaggTGAATAGATTGGAGTGGGGAGGCAACTATATACAAGATAAATATAAGTtcatgtttttttttttttttgtctttcttCCTTAACCAGCACCATGGTAGATTttaatctttcttttcttgagCTTGTTGCTGTCTAGACAAGTTTCTATTCAACACATCCAATTTTCTTATTTCCTCACGAGGATCAAAATTCCCAGTagataaattatcaaaagttTCATCGTATTTACCAGTTGATAAAGGTGCATTACCTCTCATTCTTTTTCGCATATCAAACATCCCATTCTTGCATTCCATAAAGGCTCTGAATTGTGCCTTACATAGTTCAGGCAAGTCCTTTTTCAATTCGGGATCAGTTAAACATTCTTTCGGTGTGTGTCGATCTAGTAGAACACATGGAGATCTTTGTAAACATATAGCAAGCGCCTTTCTTTGATCTTTGCAACTATACCTCGGTTAgtaaatgaaataattaGTAAATTCTTTTGGGTAAAGTTGGATACATACCTAGCACCCATTATATTCTGTATGTGGTGTGATATATattgatgttttttttttttttttcgttttcgGATGATTTTTACTTTCCTTTTTATTTCTCGGTTTAGAACTTTCGCTCGCCTCGTGGTTATTCAAGGAACATAAGCAAACTCCTattgtttgaaattaataatgtaCTAAGGGACATTTCAACTAGCAACGTTACCATGATAAGCTAATCATAGAATTAATGTTCTCCAGAGAAGTGTTTCCTTGTAATCTTTACAGGTATCTTTATTCCAAATGTAGAGAAAATGAAAGCCCTTTTCTTTACAATTATACCAGTCATCAAATTCTCGCTTggaaagcaaaaaaaataaattacaacaaaTGAAATCATAGTCCAGACATACTTCTAGAAACTTTTACAAGAATAAGAAACTCACATAAATACACATTCATTTCAATAACAATACACTGTTTTCCGTATATCTATTGAGTATTCATGACTATAACATTTATACCTGGAGAAGTGAACAAAAGCAATTATTCTGTTGCTCATTCGAATTGGAAGAACCACCACATTGTAGCGTATGGTTCTGGGAACAACTTGATAATTACTGGTGGCACAGTACAGCCAACCAACAAAAACCCCAATCCATTTAATATAGACAAGAGTTTACAAACAATATATTTGGATAGAGATCCTCTGGCTATTGATATCAATCCCGTAAATGGATACATAATAGTTTCCATAGACACCAAAATACTCGTCTACAAGCCAATGAATGAATACATGAAAATACCTAAATGGCAACTGAGTATTGAAATTGACGTCAATGGGTCTACAATAAATTGTATTAAATGGGCATCAGAGGAAAACGAGATTGTTGTAGGAACAGATTCGGGATTATACTTGTTTTATTTGTATGAAGAATATGGGGAATTGAAATATAGAAAACGATGGGAAACAATCCAAGTTAGCCCTGTGACTGACATAATAGTCACACCCAATtcaaaaatgataatgacGAAAAGTGGGTCCTTCGATAGGCTAATTAAAGTCTGGACAAGAATTAGCTATGGTGATGAAAACACTTTGTTTGAAGTTACCTATTTACCACACCCACGGGGCACATTTGTGATGGAttatcatttgaaaaaacaaatcacTGAAGACAAAAAGAAGGAGCTTGATGCATCAATGGccaatattaaaaatattagagactatataaataatacaatAGACGAAGCTGAAGTTATCTATTCGTTTTGTTCAGACTACAAGTTTAGAGTGTGGGCTTCATGTGAACAAAGTGGTCATAATCAGATAAACAATTGGGCCACCCTTGATTTAAATGGAGTTTTCCTGAAGATCACTACAGTTATTGTGATAGAGAATTATCATTTACGTGAAACGTTGATTCCTGCTTTGAAGAACAGTGATTGCACGTTATTCAACGGGTTAGATGTTaatgatttggatttattgtttgtcGTATCAGATACTACAGAAGTAAAGATTTATGCCATCACAAATGTGTCACAGTGCCCACCGACCAAGATTTGTTTTACACCAATATCAGGGAGTTACCGTTTTggaaaaaatgaatatcCATTGATCCACATTCAAGCGAAAACAGAGGAAATATCAACCAGCTATATTGAATCAGAAGAGTTTATTACCACTGTATTGAAACCATTATTGGTGAAAGGGGTTTGTATATTAAATGAAAGAGTACCCTATCTTACATTTTTACTACATGATAGAGTTAAGAACACATTGAGGTTCAATATCATGAATATTGCAAGGCTAGCACGTGACGCGAAATTTGAGTCtgtattgataaataaatacCAGGGCCACACCAAGTCAATTAGAAA includes:
- a CDS encoding hyphally regulated cell wall protein, putative (Similar to Pichia stipitis HYR2.1); translated protein: MLLSNLVIPLLATSATVSANFDVTSSLTKYASFDFGLGDISIQEGASFSLVNTFDCAFQGDISIEKDCEFVIASTAKALKLTFNNIFHKIENKGKWIVHTLEAAAASTCNIIVQSFVNTGEIILAFKGHVLAPIINIAANHWVNHGCLHIFQEIKSISVAILGVVGGEIENHGTICLTNQLCKQVTKISGGGCIALEKSSSFYISNSFLSIDAQHTFYLGAGNPTIQAQAVSSPQTFKVANFGANGAHKIGLNLPLLSISIAGKKGWSYDTKTGILTLTANGFISQKFDIGLGYDVSKFEVCTDDSVGIVSVINGSIKYNGPCPHAGRPSVCQVCPGVPTPPVITSSATAITSTQSKTASSSTSKVATTSTASSSTSKVATTSTASKPKPTTLSTSSIASTKTTASSKTNSVASTTTPEGSYSTSFVTATAETTKVVTITSCSNNACHPTTAPTGITVVTLTTSDIKTVVTTYCPLTQTVTLGVTGSKTVDLGCPTGYFGYNGYIGKGISFGHDGVAASASAGFQIGFDIFNDH
- a CDS encoding conserved oligomeric Golgi complex subunit, putative (Similar to S. cerevisiae COG7;~In S. cerevisiae: comoponent of a cytosolic tethering complex that functions in protein trafficking to mediate fusion of transport vesicles to Golgi compartments) encodes the protein MTNTDESLSMYFDDDFNPSAYIDKLVHTITNSNPASSTTPVTAYSKSSLTKLSNDISHLITHLDYYTNMITNDSLQKKLDALDKSNEIINNNEENGTTRLQYHVHVFNNAVLSLQTELNEINKQLDESTINNEAIQKLIQLKQVKSNLTKVLSIFELVYNSISQDDELSFTVDKFQNALDDLLASIKNQLESSDKNDKLLAQIDKLLEMNGLFTHLSRFNTAFKKFLTKLSNEKEVYLNKKR
- a CDS encoding protein Pet191 homologue, mitochondrial precursor, putative (spliced gene;~Similar to S. cerevisiae PET191); amino-acid sequence: MGASCKDQRKALAICLQRSPCVLLDRHTPKECLTDPELKKDLPELCKAQFRAFMECKNGMFDMRKRMRGNAPLSTGKYDETFDNLSTGNFDPREEIRKLDVLNRNLSRQQQAQEKKD